From Hymenobacter sedentarius, a single genomic window includes:
- the def gene encoding peptide deformylase, which translates to MIYSIVAIGDPVLKTKAKNLAADLAAADLHQLIADMYETMYYAHGVGLAAPQIGKGVRLFVMDSGPMVELDEEDLAELEEGETPEPPIKRAFINPVMVSETGEMWGFEEGCLSIPGVRELVNRHADIVLRYEDENRQVHEEAFSGMAARIIQHEYDHLEGVLFTDKLSAFKKQLLKGKLARISKGDVKHDYRMKFAGDGKRR; encoded by the coding sequence ATGATTTACTCCATCGTCGCCATTGGCGACCCCGTGCTGAAGACCAAAGCCAAAAACCTGGCGGCCGACCTGGCCGCTGCCGACCTGCATCAACTCATTGCCGACATGTACGAGACCATGTACTACGCTCACGGCGTGGGCCTGGCCGCGCCCCAGATTGGTAAGGGCGTGCGCCTGTTTGTGATGGATTCGGGGCCGATGGTGGAGCTGGACGAAGAGGACCTGGCCGAGCTAGAAGAAGGCGAAACACCCGAGCCGCCCATCAAGCGGGCGTTTATCAACCCGGTGATGGTGAGCGAAACCGGCGAGATGTGGGGCTTTGAGGAAGGCTGCCTGAGCATCCCCGGCGTGCGCGAGCTGGTGAACCGCCACGCCGACATCGTGCTGCGCTACGAAGACGAAAACCGCCAGGTGCACGAAGAAGCCTTTTCCGGCATGGCCGCCCGCATCATTCAGCACGAATACGACCACCTGGAAGGCGTGCTGTTTACCGACAAGCTGTCGGCGTTTAAGAAGCAGCTGCTGAAAGGCAAGCTCGCCCGCATCAGCAAGGGCGACGTGAAGCACGACTACCGCATGAAGTTTGCCGGCGACGGCAAGCGGCGCTAA
- the ruvX gene encoding Holliday junction resolvase RuvX, translated as MGRILAIDYGNKRVGLAVTDPLCMIASPLETIHSQDLVKYVLAYHQREPLRAVVVGMPRTLLNEPTDVTSAVVGLLRRLRRELPEVPVHELDERFTSRMAHATMLAGGLGQKARRDKATVDRISATIILQSFLESPLMREV; from the coding sequence ATGGGCCGCATTCTCGCCATCGATTACGGAAACAAGCGCGTTGGCCTGGCCGTGACCGACCCCTTGTGCATGATTGCCTCGCCCCTGGAAACCATTCACAGCCAGGATTTGGTGAAGTACGTGCTGGCCTACCACCAGCGCGAGCCATTGCGGGCCGTGGTGGTGGGCATGCCGCGCACGCTGCTCAACGAGCCCACCGACGTGACCAGCGCCGTGGTGGGCCTGCTGCGCCGCCTGCGCCGCGAGTTGCCCGAAGTGCCCGTGCACGAGCTCGACGAGCGGTTTACCTCCCGCATGGCGCACGCCACCATGCTGGCCGGGGGCCTCGGCCAGAAGGCCCGCCGCGACAAAGCCACCGTAGACCGCATCAGTGCCACCATCATTCTCCAATCGTTTCTGGAATCGCCATTGATGAGGGAGGTTTAG
- a CDS encoding S41 family peptidase gives MSSTSSAASEKARSAPSRGRRGWLRQGVLLMLAMGCGVLVANNPFRPSSENPDATARGYLRFKEILSYVDRDYADSVDTEALADYAVGQMLEKLDPHSVYIPARDREKTDSFLQSDFDGIGIEFNLFRDTMTVVAPLSGGPAEQAGVQAGDQILSIANKRVSGGHLSTIRLSELLRGPRGSSVSMELRRRGQAHLLNLTIPRSRVPNASVDAAYLVDGQTGYIKVSRFASNTYDEFKAALADLRRQGLTRLVLDLRGNPGGYLDRATQLADEFIGGSRKIVYTDGKGEQYDSQTYARVAGEFEEGALVILVDEGSASAAEVVAGALQDHDRATIVGRRTFGKGLVQQPIALSDGSELRLTIARYYTPSGRSIQKPYGANYAEYRADVANRAAHGELQSADSIRFAKELRFRTDHGRTVYGGGGIMPDVFVPRDTLAHSAYVTKLLSHGVARAFALSFYQAHKAELEGLRFEQFHATFRISDAQLVSLAAQAAQVGVTTDVASIRRCAPLLRNQLKAYIARSAYGPVAYYTVLREQDPELQRALHVVSDSTAQLALLGK, from the coding sequence ATGTCTTCCACGTCTTCGGCGGCTTCCGAAAAGGCTCGGTCTGCTCCCTCTCGGGGGCGGCGCGGGTGGCTGCGGCAGGGGGTGCTCCTGATGCTGGCCATGGGCTGCGGGGTGCTGGTGGCCAACAATCCCTTCCGGCCATCGTCGGAAAATCCCGACGCTACGGCCCGCGGCTACCTGCGTTTCAAGGAAATATTGAGCTACGTGGACCGCGACTACGCCGACTCTGTCGATACGGAGGCCTTGGCCGATTACGCTGTGGGGCAGATGCTCGAAAAGCTCGACCCGCACTCCGTCTACATCCCGGCCCGCGACCGTGAAAAGACGGATTCCTTCCTGCAAAGCGACTTCGACGGCATCGGCATCGAGTTCAACCTGTTTCGCGATACCATGACCGTGGTGGCCCCGCTCAGCGGCGGACCAGCCGAGCAAGCCGGCGTGCAAGCCGGCGACCAGATTTTGAGCATTGCCAACAAGCGTGTTTCGGGTGGGCACCTGAGCACCATTCGGCTCAGCGAGCTTTTGCGCGGGCCCCGCGGCAGCAGCGTGAGCATGGAGCTGCGCCGTCGTGGGCAGGCGCACTTGCTCAACCTGACCATTCCCCGCAGCCGCGTGCCTAATGCCTCGGTGGATGCCGCGTACCTGGTGGATGGCCAGACCGGCTACATCAAGGTGAGCCGGTTTGCTTCGAATACCTACGACGAGTTCAAGGCCGCCCTGGCCGACCTGCGCCGCCAGGGCCTCACGCGCCTCGTGCTGGATTTGCGCGGCAACCCCGGCGGCTACCTCGACCGCGCCACTCAGCTGGCCGACGAGTTTATCGGGGGCTCGCGCAAAATCGTGTATACCGACGGCAAGGGCGAGCAGTACGACTCGCAGACCTACGCCCGGGTGGCCGGCGAGTTTGAAGAAGGTGCCCTGGTGATACTCGTGGACGAAGGCAGCGCCTCGGCCGCCGAAGTAGTCGCCGGCGCCCTGCAGGACCACGACCGCGCCACCATCGTGGGCCGCCGCACCTTTGGCAAAGGCTTGGTGCAGCAGCCCATAGCCCTGAGCGACGGCAGCGAGCTGCGCCTGACCATTGCGCGCTACTACACCCCGTCCGGCCGCTCCATCCAGAAGCCCTACGGCGCCAACTACGCCGAATACCGCGCCGACGTGGCCAACCGCGCCGCCCACGGCGAGCTGCAATCGGCCGACAGCATCCGCTTCGCCAAAGAGCTGCGATTCCGCACCGACCACGGCCGCACGGTATACGGCGGCGGGGGCATCATGCCCGATGTTTTTGTGCCCCGCGATACGCTGGCGCATTCTGCCTACGTCACCAAGCTGCTGAGCCACGGCGTGGCCCGCGCCTTTGCCTTATCCTTCTATCAGGCGCACAAAGCGGAGCTGGAAGGCCTGCGCTTCGAGCAGTTTCATGCCACCTTCCGCATTTCCGATGCGCAACTGGTGAGCCTGGCCGCCCAGGCGGCTCAAGTTGGCGTGACCACGGATGTGGCCTCCATTCGCCGGTGCGCGCCGCTGCTGCGCAACCAGCTCAAGGCCTACATTGCCCGCAGTGCCTACGGGCCCGTGGCGTACTACACCGTGCTCCGCGAGCAGGACCCCGAGCTGCAGCGTGCCCTGCACGTGGTGAGCGACAGCACCGCCCAACTGGCCCTGCTGGGCAAGTAA
- a CDS encoding homogentisate 1,2-dioxygenase has translation MSHYHRLGQIPRKRHTQFRQPDGTLYSEQLVGTLGFHGVSSLLYHVHPPTQIKHVGEPRPYAPKLLKDRPLQPEHLRTLAQTSTGGDYLAARQTLLGNADVTMSICNPTDKRMDYYYKNAQADEVIFVHEGRGELWSQMGKVAFEPGDYVVVPRTVIHQLHFEEGPVRLMIIESFSPVETVRRYRNHFGQLLEHSPYCERDMRPPTELILDDLPEGDYVVQVKKEGMLHQLTYAHSPFDVVGWDGYFYPYAFSIHDFEPITGRLHQPPPVHQTFEGHNYVICSFVPRLFDYHPLSIPAPYNHSNVDSDEVLYYVAGNFMSRKGVDLASFTWHPTGLPHGPHPGTVEASIGKKETHELALMLDTFRPLYLTEAALPYVDARYPMSWNPGFVPDPPKSADMMD, from the coding sequence ATGTCGCACTACCACCGCCTCGGCCAGATTCCGCGCAAGCGCCATACCCAGTTTCGCCAGCCCGATGGCACCCTGTATTCGGAGCAGCTGGTGGGCACGCTGGGTTTCCACGGCGTGTCGTCGCTACTCTACCACGTGCACCCGCCCACCCAGATTAAGCACGTGGGCGAGCCCCGGCCCTACGCGCCTAAGCTGCTCAAGGACCGGCCGCTGCAGCCCGAGCACCTGCGCACGCTGGCCCAAACCAGCACCGGCGGCGACTACCTCGCCGCCCGCCAGACCCTGCTTGGCAACGCCGACGTAACGATGAGTATCTGCAACCCCACGGACAAGCGGATGGACTATTATTACAAAAACGCCCAAGCCGACGAGGTGATTTTTGTGCACGAAGGCCGCGGCGAGCTCTGGAGCCAGATGGGCAAGGTAGCTTTCGAGCCCGGCGACTACGTGGTGGTGCCGCGCACGGTCATTCACCAGCTCCACTTCGAAGAAGGCCCCGTCCGGCTCATGATTATCGAGTCCTTCAGCCCCGTGGAAACGGTGCGGCGCTACCGCAACCACTTCGGCCAGCTGCTGGAGCACTCGCCCTACTGCGAGCGCGACATGCGTCCGCCCACCGAGCTGATTCTCGACGACTTGCCGGAGGGCGACTACGTGGTGCAGGTCAAAAAAGAAGGCATGCTGCACCAGCTCACCTACGCCCATTCGCCCTTCGACGTGGTGGGCTGGGACGGCTATTTCTACCCCTACGCCTTCAGCATTCACGATTTTGAGCCCATCACCGGGCGCCTGCACCAGCCGCCGCCCGTGCACCAAACCTTCGAGGGCCACAACTACGTCATCTGCTCCTTTGTGCCGCGCCTGTTTGACTATCACCCGCTCAGCATTCCGGCGCCCTACAACCACTCCAACGTGGACTCCGACGAGGTGCTGTACTACGTGGCCGGCAATTTCATGTCGCGTAAAGGCGTCGATTTGGCCTCCTTCACCTGGCACCCCACGGGCCTGCCGCACGGCCCGCACCCCGGCACCGTAGAGGCCAGCATCGGCAAGAAAGAAACCCACGAGCTGGCCCTCATGCTCGATACCTTCCGCCCGCTCTACCTCACCGAAGCGGCGCTGCCCTACGTCGACGCCCGCTACCCCATGAGCTGGAACCCCGGCTTCGTGCCCGACCCACCCAAATCGGCGGATATGATGGATTGA
- a CDS encoding S41 family peptidase, whose product MVKPYSLLALASAFALTSRAQTASPETLLLREPALSRDKLAFSYAGDIWTANRDGSNPQRLTVGPGVETSPHFSPDGQWIAFTGDYDRNPDVYVVPIGGGQPRRLTWHPSADVVRDWTPDGKSILFSSSQEAYARSLQLFTVAVAGGLPTRLPLLMGEKGSYSADGKTLAHTHITNATTTWKHYRGGQTGPIWLTNLQTLATEEIPHENATDTSPRWLGGKVYFLSDRQRTNNVFVYDVASKKVEQLTRHTDYDVKALAGYGTELVYEQAGRLHVLNTESGKATALKISITPEVLALRPQYRNVATMLRSAAISPTGMRAVVEARGDIFTVPAKKGESRNLTHSDGAHERYPAWSPDGTRIAYVSDVSGEYQLHVQDQRGIKPAEAYSLGAPSFYFHPLWSPDSKKIAYTDKKLNLWYLNLATKKPVRVATDAFGPVRGEPVMAPAWSPDAQWLAYSALMPNHLRTVYVYHVPTGRRFAISDGRSDATSPAFSRDGKYLFFAASTDVGLRTTWLDMTAYDRMSKRTLYVAVLNQKDASPFAPQSDEEKDAATKPDSVVVGKPVGNRPAPKVAIKDLKGKKPASVKVVIDTLGMSQRVLVVPGSAVGALADVEVADGDKLFYLEDMPAATPAGPTATVPEPTQRLHRFDLKERKDDVFMAEVNGYALSADGKKLLYMAPNNAFGIVEAAGKPAAADGKLTLTGMDAYIDPRHEWTQMFNEVWRLERDYFYDANMHGLDWATTKKKYASFLPYVAHRADLNYLFGEMMGEMVVGHNYVSGGDMPTMQAGPVGLLGADYEVANDHYRFKRVFNGESFNPSLRAPLTGPGVNVKAGEYLLAVNNRPVRGTDNVYSFFENTVGKQITLTVNTKPTMSGAREVTVVPVASEATLRRIAWVEGNRRKVDELTGGRVAYVYLPNTGAEGYEFFNRYYFSQLDKQAVIVDERFNGGGFVADYILDLLNRPLLSYWATREGPAFTSPGASIYGPKVMLVNEFAGSGGDALPAFFRRRGLGTIVGKRTWGGLVGISGYPPLLDGGSVTSPSFGIYSPDGKWEIENIGVSPDIEVDVLPNATQNGDDPQLAKAVEVIMADLKKQPFKLQTIPAQHPERAGGKMEQ is encoded by the coding sequence ATGGTGAAACCTTACTCTTTGCTGGCCTTGGCGTCGGCGTTTGCGCTGACCTCCCGGGCACAAACCGCTAGCCCCGAAACCCTGCTACTGCGCGAGCCGGCGCTGAGCCGCGACAAGCTGGCCTTCAGCTACGCCGGCGACATCTGGACGGCCAACCGCGACGGCTCCAACCCGCAGCGCCTCACCGTGGGCCCCGGCGTGGAAACCAGCCCCCACTTCTCGCCCGACGGCCAGTGGATAGCCTTCACCGGCGACTACGACCGCAACCCCGACGTGTACGTGGTGCCCATCGGCGGCGGGCAGCCGCGCCGCCTCACCTGGCATCCCTCGGCCGACGTAGTGCGCGACTGGACGCCCGACGGCAAGAGCATTCTCTTCAGCAGCTCGCAGGAAGCGTATGCGCGGTCGTTGCAGCTGTTTACGGTGGCGGTGGCCGGCGGCCTGCCCACACGCCTGCCCCTGCTGATGGGCGAGAAAGGCAGCTACTCGGCCGATGGCAAAACCCTGGCCCATACGCACATAACCAACGCCACCACCACCTGGAAGCACTACCGCGGTGGCCAAACCGGCCCCATCTGGCTCACCAACCTGCAAACCCTGGCTACCGAAGAAATTCCGCACGAAAACGCCACCGATACCAGCCCGCGCTGGCTGGGCGGCAAGGTGTATTTCCTCAGCGACCGGCAGCGCACCAACAACGTGTTTGTGTACGACGTGGCCTCCAAGAAGGTAGAGCAGCTCACCCGGCATACCGACTACGACGTGAAGGCCCTGGCCGGCTACGGCACCGAGCTGGTGTACGAGCAGGCCGGGCGCCTGCACGTGCTCAATACTGAATCGGGCAAGGCCACTGCCCTGAAAATCAGCATCACGCCCGAGGTACTGGCCCTGCGCCCGCAGTACCGCAACGTGGCTACTATGCTGCGCTCGGCCGCCATTTCGCCCACCGGCATGCGGGCCGTGGTGGAAGCCCGCGGCGACATTTTCACCGTCCCCGCCAAGAAAGGCGAGAGCCGCAACCTCACCCATTCCGACGGCGCCCACGAGCGCTACCCGGCGTGGTCGCCGGATGGCACGCGCATCGCCTACGTGTCGGATGTATCGGGCGAGTACCAGCTGCACGTGCAAGACCAGCGCGGCATCAAGCCCGCCGAGGCCTACTCACTGGGCGCGCCGTCCTTTTACTTCCATCCGCTGTGGTCGCCCGATAGCAAGAAAATAGCCTACACCGACAAAAAGCTCAACCTTTGGTACCTGAACCTGGCCACCAAAAAGCCGGTGCGGGTAGCCACTGATGCCTTCGGCCCCGTCCGGGGCGAGCCGGTGATGGCCCCAGCCTGGTCGCCGGATGCACAGTGGCTAGCGTACTCGGCGCTGATGCCCAACCACCTGCGCACGGTGTACGTGTACCACGTGCCCACGGGGCGGCGCTTTGCCATCAGCGACGGGCGCAGCGACGCTACGTCGCCGGCATTTAGCCGCGATGGCAAGTACCTCTTCTTTGCGGCCAGCACCGATGTGGGCCTGCGCACCACCTGGCTCGACATGACGGCCTACGACCGGATGAGCAAGCGCACCCTCTACGTGGCCGTGCTGAACCAGAAAGATGCGTCGCCTTTCGCCCCGCAAAGCGACGAAGAAAAAGACGCCGCCACCAAGCCGGACTCGGTGGTAGTGGGCAAGCCCGTGGGCAACCGCCCCGCGCCCAAAGTGGCGATAAAGGACCTGAAAGGGAAAAAGCCGGCCAGCGTGAAAGTGGTTATCGATACACTCGGAATGAGCCAGCGCGTGCTGGTGGTGCCCGGCTCCGCCGTGGGCGCCCTCGCGGACGTCGAAGTAGCCGATGGCGACAAGCTGTTCTATCTGGAAGACATGCCCGCAGCAACCCCGGCCGGCCCCACCGCAACCGTCCCCGAGCCCACGCAGCGCCTGCACCGCTTCGACCTGAAAGAGCGCAAAGACGACGTGTTTATGGCCGAGGTGAACGGCTATGCCCTCAGCGCCGATGGCAAGAAGCTGCTCTACATGGCGCCCAATAATGCCTTCGGGATTGTGGAAGCAGCGGGCAAACCCGCCGCGGCCGACGGCAAGCTCACCCTCACCGGCATGGACGCATACATCGACCCGCGCCACGAGTGGACGCAGATGTTCAACGAAGTGTGGCGCCTGGAGCGCGACTATTTCTACGACGCCAACATGCACGGCCTGGACTGGGCGACTACCAAGAAAAAGTACGCCTCCTTCCTACCTTACGTGGCGCACCGGGCCGACCTCAACTACCTGTTTGGGGAGATGATGGGCGAAATGGTGGTGGGCCACAACTACGTGAGCGGCGGCGACATGCCCACGATGCAAGCTGGCCCGGTGGGGTTGCTCGGCGCCGACTACGAGGTAGCCAACGACCATTACCGCTTCAAGCGGGTATTCAACGGCGAAAGCTTCAACCCTAGCCTGCGCGCCCCGCTCACGGGCCCCGGCGTGAACGTGAAGGCAGGCGAATACCTGCTGGCAGTGAACAACCGCCCGGTGCGCGGCACCGACAACGTGTACAGCTTCTTTGAGAACACCGTGGGCAAGCAAATCACGCTTACGGTAAACACCAAGCCTACCATGAGCGGCGCCCGCGAGGTAACCGTGGTGCCCGTGGCCAGCGAGGCCACCCTGCGCCGCATTGCCTGGGTGGAGGGCAACCGCCGCAAAGTGGACGAGCTCACCGGCGGGCGCGTGGCCTACGTGTACCTGCCCAACACCGGCGCCGAAGGCTACGAGTTTTTCAACCGCTACTACTTCAGTCAGCTTGATAAACAAGCCGTCATCGTTGACGAGCGGTTCAACGGCGGCGGCTTCGTGGCCGACTACATTCTCGACCTGCTCAACCGGCCTTTGCTCAGCTACTGGGCCACCCGTGAGGGCCCGGCGTTTACGTCGCCGGGCGCGTCCATCTACGGACCCAAGGTGATGCTGGTGAATGAGTTTGCCGGCTCGGGCGGCGATGCACTGCCGGCCTTTTTCCGGCGGCGCGGGTTGGGCACCATCGTAGGCAAGCGCACCTGGGGCGGCCTGGTGGGCATTTCGGGCTACCCGCCGCTCCTGGACGGCGGCAGCGTGACGTCGCCCAGCTTCGGCATCTACAGCCCCGACGGAAAATGGGAAATCGAGAACATCGGCGTCTCGCCCGACATCGAAGTGGACGTGCTGCCCAACGCCACCCAAAACGGCGACGACCCGCAGCTGGCCAAAGCCGTGGAGGTCATCATGGCCGACTTGAAAAAGCAGCCCTTCAAGCTACAAACCATCCCCGCGCAGCACCCCGAGCGGGCCGGTGGGAAAATGGAGCAATAA
- a CDS encoding hydroxymethylglutaryl-CoA reductase, protein MLLKLLYTRGSLHNLPHSGVAFSIKNRLDNVNLTGFKQVQIGEVVIPAEKIHVDLGNGERRAATDINADGRAIELPVGRSLEVFLDTPRLAEGMHPVQIWFSTDAFGDLHVEVEDAIVGLASFKPHIPRSQEDDYSEAAIAARQRFAEEFSGKQFQHLKRYSFDPHVLKGNCEHFTGVAQIPVGLAGPLLVNGEHAQGEFLIPMATTEGTLVASYNRGMQVLNLCGGVKCTVIGDAMQRAPVFVFSDARGARDFGKWVEESIEQIRPQAESTSSVAKLQYIDTYLSNKFAYLRFNFSTGDAAGQNMVGRATFAACSWILENYRGAKVEHFYLESNFATDKKASQINVMRTRGKRVVAEAVVKRDVLQQRMRVTPEQLAYHGQVSNVGAFLSGANNNGAHSANGITAMFIATGQDVANVSESSAGVLYSEVTAEGDLYISITIPSLIVATHGGGTGLATQNECLEMLGCVGRGTVRKFAEIVAGVVLAGELSLGAAISSSDWVSSHEQYGRNR, encoded by the coding sequence ATGCTCCTGAAGCTGCTGTACACCCGCGGCAGCCTCCACAACCTGCCGCATTCAGGCGTGGCGTTCAGCATCAAAAACCGGCTCGACAACGTGAACCTGACGGGCTTTAAGCAGGTGCAAATCGGCGAGGTGGTGATTCCGGCCGAGAAAATCCACGTCGACTTGGGCAACGGCGAGCGGCGGGCGGCTACTGACATCAACGCCGACGGCCGGGCCATTGAGCTGCCCGTGGGCCGCTCGCTCGAGGTGTTCCTCGACACGCCGCGCCTCGCCGAGGGCATGCACCCGGTGCAGATTTGGTTTTCAACCGATGCCTTCGGCGACCTGCACGTGGAGGTCGAAGACGCCATTGTGGGCCTGGCCAGCTTCAAGCCCCACATTCCGCGCTCCCAGGAAGACGACTATTCCGAGGCCGCCATTGCAGCCCGGCAGCGCTTTGCCGAGGAGTTTTCGGGCAAGCAGTTTCAGCACCTCAAGCGCTACTCTTTTGACCCCCACGTGCTCAAGGGCAACTGCGAGCATTTCACGGGCGTGGCCCAGATTCCGGTGGGGCTGGCCGGGCCGCTGCTCGTGAACGGCGAGCACGCCCAAGGCGAGTTTCTAATACCCATGGCCACCACCGAGGGCACGCTGGTGGCGAGCTACAACCGTGGCATGCAGGTGCTCAACCTGTGCGGCGGGGTAAAGTGCACCGTCATCGGCGACGCCATGCAGCGGGCGCCGGTGTTCGTGTTCAGCGACGCCCGCGGCGCCCGCGACTTTGGCAAGTGGGTGGAGGAGTCCATTGAGCAGATTCGGCCCCAGGCCGAAAGCACGTCGAGCGTGGCCAAGCTGCAGTACATCGACACCTACCTGAGCAACAAATTCGCGTACCTGCGCTTCAATTTCAGCACCGGCGACGCGGCCGGGCAGAACATGGTGGGCCGGGCCACCTTCGCGGCCTGCTCCTGGATTCTGGAGAACTACCGGGGCGCCAAAGTGGAGCACTTCTACCTCGAGTCGAACTTCGCCACCGACAAAAAGGCCTCGCAAATCAACGTGATGCGCACCCGCGGCAAGCGCGTGGTGGCCGAAGCCGTGGTGAAGCGCGACGTGCTGCAGCAGCGCATGCGCGTGACGCCCGAGCAGCTGGCCTACCACGGGCAGGTGAGCAACGTGGGCGCCTTCCTGTCGGGGGCCAACAACAACGGCGCGCACTCGGCCAACGGCATTACGGCCATGTTCATCGCCACCGGCCAGGACGTGGCCAACGTGAGCGAGTCGTCGGCCGGCGTACTGTATTCGGAAGTGACGGCCGAGGGCGACCTGTACATCAGCATCACCATTCCCTCGCTCATCGTGGCCACCCACGGCGGCGGCACCGGCCTGGCCACCCAAAACGAATGCCTGGAAATGCTGGGCTGCGTGGGCCGCGGCACGGTGCGCAAATTTGCCGAAATCGTGGCCGGCGTGGTCCTGGCCGGCGAATTGAGTTTGGGCGCCGCCATCAGCAGCTCCGACTGGGTGAGCAGCCACGAGCAGTACGGCCGCAACCGGTAA
- a CDS encoding phytanoyl-CoA dioxygenase family protein has protein sequence MASPSDYPRFTLGSTLTAEQRAFFSKHGFLHFRPFASPEYVQQLLKATEEVQAKWLAQGVEKVNGVPIKYGHDVDGSRIVQRFAFASQHSPLLHELVQDPRFKALFPLLEADGGRVGENEKDGLVVNHYVNIEGSEFSQMGWHTDSLRDVFYGKRIGPMLNVGLHLDGTKATNGGLRVIPGTHRQGLHKMLFRKKYYKDVFYDPNELAIETEAGDLTVHDGRMWHRVAQSPLTGEASRRRVMYVPIIAGKYQPKSETSPTPFYLRFLHLVK, from the coding sequence ATGGCCTCCCCCTCAGACTATCCACGCTTCACGCTCGGCAGTACGCTTACTGCCGAACAGCGAGCTTTTTTCTCTAAACACGGCTTTCTTCACTTTCGCCCCTTTGCCTCGCCCGAGTACGTTCAGCAACTCCTGAAAGCCACCGAAGAAGTGCAAGCCAAATGGCTGGCCCAGGGCGTAGAAAAAGTAAACGGCGTGCCCATCAAATACGGCCACGACGTGGATGGCTCCCGCATTGTGCAGCGCTTCGCTTTTGCCTCGCAGCACAGCCCCCTGCTGCACGAGCTGGTGCAGGACCCCCGGTTCAAGGCCCTGTTTCCGCTGCTCGAAGCCGATGGCGGCCGGGTGGGCGAAAACGAGAAAGACGGGCTCGTGGTGAACCACTACGTGAACATCGAGGGCTCGGAATTCTCGCAGATGGGCTGGCACACCGACTCCTTGCGCGATGTGTTCTATGGCAAGCGCATCGGCCCCATGCTCAACGTAGGCCTGCACCTGGACGGCACCAAGGCCACCAACGGCGGCTTGCGCGTGATTCCCGGCACCCACCGCCAGGGCCTGCACAAGATGCTGTTTCGGAAGAAGTACTACAAAGACGTTTTCTACGACCCCAACGAACTGGCCATCGAGACCGAAGCCGGCGACCTCACCGTGCACGACGGCCGCATGTGGCACCGCGTGGCCCAGTCGCCGCTCACCGGCGAAGCCAGCCGCCGCCGCGTGATGTACGTGCCCATCATCGCCGGCAAGTACCAGCCCAAGAGTGAAACCAGCCCCACGCCGTTTTACCTGCGCTTCCTGCACCTGGTAAAATAA
- a CDS encoding SDR family NAD(P)-dependent oxidoreductase → MSYALVTGASRGIGRALSLLLAQRGYDLLLVARSEAQLQDLAREIGEKHQRQARVLALDLAAPGAAETVAAWATQQTDQLAILANNAGYGLWGRFEQLNLAEQQNMLQLNMTLPVALTHALLPALHQAPKAYVLNVASTAAYQAVPSLSLYAASKAFLLSFSRGLRYELKSSNISVTCLCPGATTTSFADRAGMGAELQATANKVSMTAEAVAEAAVAGLLAGEAEIIPGILNKVSAGLTSVVPKGIVEKIAAGIYEKYL, encoded by the coding sequence ATGAGCTACGCACTCGTTACCGGCGCTTCGCGCGGCATTGGCCGCGCCCTTTCCCTTTTGCTGGCCCAGCGCGGCTACGACCTGCTGCTGGTGGCGCGCTCCGAAGCCCAATTGCAGGACCTGGCCCGGGAAATAGGGGAGAAGCACCAGCGCCAAGCCCGCGTGCTGGCCCTGGACCTGGCTGCCCCCGGCGCGGCCGAAACCGTGGCGGCCTGGGCCACCCAGCAAACCGACCAGCTGGCCATCCTGGCCAACAATGCCGGCTACGGCCTCTGGGGCCGTTTTGAGCAGCTCAATTTGGCCGAGCAGCAAAACATGCTTCAGCTCAACATGACCTTGCCGGTGGCGCTCACGCACGCGCTGCTCCCGGCACTGCACCAGGCCCCCAAGGCCTACGTATTGAACGTGGCCAGCACCGCGGCCTACCAGGCAGTGCCGTCGCTTTCGCTCTACGCGGCCAGCAAGGCGTTTTTGCTAAGCTTCAGCCGGGGCCTGCGCTACGAGCTCAAGAGCAGCAACATCTCCGTGACCTGCCTGTGTCCCGGCGCCACCACCACCAGCTTTGCCGACCGCGCCGGCATGGGCGCCGAGCTGCAAGCCACCGCCAACAAAGTATCGATGACGGCCGAGGCCGTGGCCGAAGCCGCCGTGGCGGGCCTGCTGGCCGGCGAAGCCGAAATCATCCCCGGCATACTCAACAAGGTATCGGCGGGCCTGACCAGCGTGGTGCCCAAGGGCATTGTGGAGAAAATCGCCGCCGGGATTTACGAGAAGTACTTGTAG